One window of Chryseobacterium indologenes genomic DNA carries:
- a CDS encoding ATP-binding cassette domain-containing protein, translated as MKLQLKDISYKIGDKIILNKINLEFENGLYALLGLNGTGKTSLINIISTLKQPSTGDFFYNDVSVLNKPQSLRKDLGFMSQNLGLIQDFDIIQNLTYFGLLKGCEKKSLHNNILKIIKDFDLESYKKQKVKNLSGGIKQKISFALSIINSPNVLILDEPVNNLDYMEREKMYLLLKDISKTSIVILSTHLIDEISRFCDKKITISSGSASLENNINFKNK; from the coding sequence ATGAAGTTACAACTTAAAGACATTTCCTATAAAATTGGGGATAAAATAATTTTAAATAAAATTAATCTGGAATTTGAAAATGGGCTCTATGCCTTATTAGGATTAAATGGTACAGGAAAAACTTCACTAATTAATATTATCTCAACATTAAAACAACCGTCAACGGGAGATTTTTTTTATAATGACGTTTCAGTATTAAATAAGCCACAATCTCTAAGAAAAGATTTGGGATTTATGTCTCAGAATCTTGGACTTATTCAAGATTTCGATATTATCCAAAATTTAACTTATTTCGGCCTTTTGAAAGGATGTGAGAAAAAAAGCCTACATAATAACATTTTAAAGATTATAAAAGATTTTGATTTAGAAAGTTATAAAAAGCAAAAAGTAAAAAACCTATCGGGAGGAATTAAGCAAAAAATCTCATTCGCTTTATCCATAATTAACAGCCCTAATGTATTGATACTTGATGAACCTGTCAATAATCTAGATTATATGGAACGTGAAAAAATGTATTTACTTCTAAAAGATATTTCCAAAACGAGTATTGTCATTCTATCAACACATTTAATAGATGAAATTTCCAGATTTTGTGATAAGAAAATAACTATTAGTAGCGGATCAGCCTCTCTGGAAAACAATATTAATTTTAAAAATAAATAG